One window from the genome of Saccharicrinis carchari encodes:
- a CDS encoding OmpL47-type beta-barrel domain-containing protein — protein MKHLTFSFLLILSFNVLLLSGQAPLNHSFKMHKSSDGKLYINKQQPLYLFVGNTPNPSENMHRLESQKTPQYANPFYLDTEGINTIRTPSQVDTVTKKVVYPLADIIFDVYADGIAPTTKVAWNGVKRHVNKGTVYYNQGLKINLSATDHMSGVENIYMSLNKQPYTVYNDTLLLDDEGDYQLKTYAVDHVGNVEEEKTYEFTIDATAPIANWSLEGNVHGKVASGNSKIIITAKDSRSGLKQIRYQINDLPVRIYKDGIHLSALPTGEYQLKYWAEDNVGNIFEGTDVGTSVIAFVVDKTLPTASYSVLGDQFLNEVLYVSARSKIELSARDTVSAIHNIIYGKSQQHMDEIYDRPIQLEAEQGLQTVWFQAFDIVKNRSVIEQLTVFMDNEPPLSRIEYEGPQFFTRDTLFISSETSILLKSEDADSGVEQIEYRINGGAYQNGDSFKLPNGGFHSIGFMASDKVNNREAEKHSELIVDNEAPVIYVNFSIKALREEVIEGEKINVYPPYVKMYIGATDRYCGTQEIFYTIDGGVKHKYGGVNSPFDSELFKKEKMYVVNVEATDKLGNLSTKTMKFRVANK, from the coding sequence ATGAAACATCTAACCTTTTCATTCTTACTGATTCTCAGTTTTAATGTCCTTCTATTATCCGGTCAGGCACCGTTGAATCACTCTTTTAAAATGCACAAGTCGAGTGATGGCAAATTGTATATCAATAAGCAGCAGCCGCTGTATTTATTCGTAGGAAACACACCCAATCCTTCAGAAAATATGCATCGCTTAGAAAGTCAAAAAACGCCGCAATACGCCAATCCCTTTTATCTTGATACCGAAGGGATAAACACTATACGCACCCCTTCGCAAGTGGATACCGTTACAAAAAAGGTGGTGTATCCGCTGGCCGATATTATTTTTGATGTGTATGCTGATGGCATTGCACCTACAACAAAAGTGGCATGGAACGGCGTTAAGCGTCATGTAAACAAGGGAACCGTATACTATAACCAGGGACTTAAAATTAACCTATCGGCTACTGATCACATGTCGGGTGTCGAAAATATTTATATGAGTCTGAATAAGCAACCCTACACTGTATATAATGATACCTTGCTGCTGGATGATGAAGGTGATTACCAGCTTAAAACTTATGCCGTTGACCATGTAGGCAATGTGGAGGAAGAAAAAACATACGAGTTTACCATAGATGCAACGGCGCCGATAGCCAATTGGAGCCTGGAAGGTAATGTGCACGGTAAAGTAGCTTCCGGCAATTCTAAAATAATTATAACGGCCAAAGACAGTCGTTCAGGCTTGAAGCAGATTCGATATCAGATTAACGACCTGCCTGTGCGTATATATAAAGACGGTATCCACTTGAGTGCTTTACCAACTGGCGAATACCAATTGAAATACTGGGCTGAGGATAATGTGGGTAATATTTTTGAAGGGACTGATGTAGGGACTAGTGTTATTGCCTTTGTGGTAGATAAAACCTTACCTACAGCGTCATATTCTGTACTTGGTGATCAGTTTTTAAACGAGGTTTTATATGTGTCAGCCCGTAGTAAAATCGAATTAAGTGCCAGAGATACGGTATCGGCCATTCACAATATTATCTATGGCAAGAGTCAGCAACATATGGATGAAATTTATGACAGACCCATACAGCTTGAGGCCGAACAGGGCTTGCAAACTGTATGGTTTCAGGCATTTGATATTGTTAAAAACCGTTCCGTTATTGAACAACTAACCGTGTTCATGGATAACGAACCCCCATTGTCGAGAATTGAATACGAAGGACCTCAGTTTTTCACGCGTGATACGCTTTTCATCTCCAGCGAAACTTCTATTCTCCTAAAATCTGAAGATGCAGATTCCGGAGTAGAACAGATTGAATATCGAATTAATGGGGGCGCCTATCAAAATGGGGATAGCTTTAAGTTGCCCAACGGCGGTTTCCATAGCATTGGCTTTATGGCAAGTGATAAGGTTAATAACCGTGAAGCGGAGAAACATAGTGAGCTGATAGTGGATAATGAAGCCCCTGTTATCTATGTTAATTTTAGTATTAAAGCCTTGCGCGAAGAGGTAATTGAAGGTGAAAAAATAAATGTTTATCCCCCCTACGTAAAAATGTATATTGGGGCTACCGATCGCTATTGTGGCACACAGGAAATATTTTACACCATTGATGGTGGTGTGAAACATAAATATGGAGGGGTTAATTCACCCTTCGACAGTGAGCTATTTAAGAAGGAGAAAATGTATGTAGTGAATGTGGAAGCGACAGATAAGTTAGGCAACCTAAGCACCAAAACAATGAAATTCAGGGTGGCCAATAAATAG
- the rsxA gene encoding electron transport complex subunit RsxA, with the protein MEYVIIFIAAIFVNNIVLAQFLGICPFLGVSKKISTGIGMTGAVTFVMVIATIVTYLVQKFVLEPFNVGYLQTISFILVIASLVQLVEIILKKVSPPLYQALGVFLPLITTNCAILGVAIMTIQKDLNLLEAVAFSTANAIGFGLALIIFAGIREQLDLVDLPKGMKGTPIALLVAGILALAFMGFAGMV; encoded by the coding sequence ATGGAATATGTAATTATATTTATAGCGGCCATATTTGTTAACAACATTGTACTGGCCCAGTTCCTGGGAATATGTCCGTTCCTGGGGGTATCAAAAAAAATTTCTACGGGTATCGGTATGACAGGTGCCGTTACCTTTGTAATGGTTATCGCCACCATAGTTACTTATTTGGTGCAAAAATTTGTGCTGGAGCCGTTTAATGTGGGCTACCTGCAAACTATCTCCTTTATTTTGGTGATTGCCTCATTGGTGCAGTTGGTAGAGATTATCCTGAAAAAGGTAAGTCCTCCCTTGTATCAGGCCTTAGGTGTTTTCCTGCCCCTGATTACCACCAACTGTGCTATCCTGGGTGTGGCCATCATGACCATTCAAAAAGACTTGAATCTATTGGAAGCCGTTGCCTTTTCAACTGCCAATGCTATTGGCTTTGGTTTGGCTCTGATTATTTTTGCCGGCATCCGCGAACAATTGGATCTGGTAGATCTGCCCAAAGGAATGAAAGGAACACCCATAGCTCTTTTGGTGGCCGGGATACTGGCGCTGGCCTTTATGGGCTTTGCCGGGATGGTGTAA
- a CDS encoding RnfABCDGE type electron transport complex subunit E: MNKLPIFTRGFFKENAVFTLLLGMCPTLGVTSSAINGLGMGLATTFVLIMSNIVVSLIKNSIPDKVRIPAFIVVIASFVTVVELLMQAYLPALFESLGLFIPLIVVNCLVLGRAEAFASKNNFSSAFLDGAGMGLGFAMALTMLGAIREFLGSGKMFDMVIFPEEYGMLVFVLAPGAFIALGYLIAVIDKLKKA, encoded by the coding sequence ATGAATAAGTTACCCATTTTTACCAGAGGTTTTTTTAAGGAGAATGCCGTATTTACCTTACTGTTGGGCATGTGCCCCACGCTGGGTGTAACCTCCTCAGCCATCAACGGTTTGGGTATGGGACTGGCCACTACCTTTGTGCTTATAATGAGCAACATAGTGGTTTCCCTGATTAAAAATTCCATTCCCGATAAGGTGCGCATCCCCGCCTTTATCGTTGTCATCGCCTCCTTTGTAACCGTGGTGGAGCTTTTGATGCAAGCCTACCTGCCTGCCTTGTTCGAGTCCCTGGGACTTTTCATACCCCTTATCGTAGTTAACTGTCTGGTATTGGGCCGCGCGGAAGCTTTTGCTTCAAAAAACAACTTTTCTTCCGCTTTCCTCGATGGAGCCGGAATGGGTCTGGGGTTTGCCATGGCACTCACCATGCTAGGCGCCATCAGGGAGTTTCTGGGCAGCGGTAAAATGTTCGACATGGTAATATTCCCCGAAGAATACGGTATGTTGGTGTTTGTATTGGCGCCGGGAGCGTTTATAGCCCTGGGCTATTTAATTGCAGTAATCGATAAACTTAAAAAAGCCTAA
- a CDS encoding RnfABCDGE type electron transport complex subunit G, which translates to MAKTESTLINMVLALLIITSIAGASLGMVYKVTKEPIAMAKLAKQQNAIKEVVPGFDNNPTDDMYQLTSKEGYILQVFPCKKGDELLGVAISSKTDKGFSGEIKIMVGLKPDGTIINYAVLEHKETPGLGTKMDDWFRGDNPSQSIVNRDPANTRMSVSKDGGDIDAITAATISSRAFLDAIMIAYDTYKEKADAQSAVPTLQKGDQS; encoded by the coding sequence ATGGCAAAAACAGAATCAACATTAATAAATATGGTGCTTGCCCTGCTTATAATTACATCCATAGCAGGAGCGAGTTTGGGCATGGTTTATAAAGTAACCAAAGAACCCATAGCCATGGCCAAATTGGCCAAACAACAAAACGCCATTAAAGAGGTTGTACCGGGGTTCGACAATAATCCTACTGACGATATGTACCAACTGACCTCGAAAGAGGGATATATCCTACAAGTTTTTCCTTGTAAAAAAGGAGACGAACTTTTAGGTGTGGCCATCTCCTCCAAAACGGATAAAGGCTTTAGCGGCGAAATTAAAATAATGGTGGGTCTGAAACCCGATGGTACCATTATCAATTACGCCGTGTTGGAGCACAAAGAAACACCGGGTCTGGGCACCAAGATGGACGATTGGTTCCGGGGCGACAATCCTTCACAATCCATCGTAAACCGTGATCCGGCGAACACCAGGATGAGCGTTTCGAAAGATGGCGGCGATATTGATGCCATTACTGCTGCCACCATCAGTTCCAGGGCTTTTTTAGATGCCATTATGATAGCTTACGATACCTACAAAGAAAAGGCTGATGCCCAAAGCGCAGTGCCAACATTACAGAAAGGAGACCAATCATGA
- a CDS encoding RnfABCDGE type electron transport complex subunit D: MNTLTISPSPHIHSGDSVKKNMYGVVIALVPALLVSFYNFGLGAFVVTATAVVSCMLFEHLIQVYLMKKETTVWDGSAMITGLLLAFNIPSNLPIHIIIIGALVSIGIGKMSFGGLGSNPFNPALVGRVFLLISYPVQMTSWPVPKNLPFTYTDVTTSATPLTVMKEAIASGELPTNVLDQIPSYRDMFLGLQGGSAGEMAGIAILIGLAIMLFRKIVTWHIPTAVIATVFIFTGILHYINPMMYAPPMFHLLSGGLFLGAVFMATDYSSSPMSKKGGIIFAIGIGVITVAIRVFGAYPEGISFAILIMNAFVPLIDKYIKPKRFGEKPAHAK; encoded by the coding sequence ATGAATACATTAACTATTTCACCTTCGCCGCACATTCACAGTGGCGACAGCGTGAAAAAAAATATGTACGGAGTAGTTATTGCCCTTGTTCCGGCACTGCTCGTTTCTTTCTACAACTTTGGACTGGGCGCCTTTGTTGTAACTGCCACAGCCGTTGTATCATGCATGCTTTTTGAGCATCTGATTCAGGTGTATTTAATGAAAAAGGAAACCACCGTATGGGACGGTTCGGCTATGATAACAGGCTTACTGCTGGCTTTTAACATACCCAGCAACCTTCCCATCCATATTATCATTATCGGAGCACTGGTTTCTATCGGAATCGGTAAAATGTCGTTTGGCGGATTAGGCAGCAACCCTTTTAACCCTGCTTTGGTGGGGCGAGTTTTCTTGCTGATCTCTTATCCCGTACAAATGACCTCATGGCCTGTTCCCAAAAACCTGCCTTTTACCTATACCGACGTTACAACCAGCGCCACACCACTTACCGTGATGAAAGAAGCCATCGCCAGTGGCGAATTACCCACCAATGTACTGGACCAAATACCCAGCTACCGCGATATGTTCCTGGGGCTCCAGGGTGGCAGCGCCGGCGAAATGGCAGGTATAGCTATATTAATAGGATTAGCCATCATGCTTTTCCGTAAGATAGTTACCTGGCACATACCCACTGCGGTTATTGCTACAGTATTTATTTTTACGGGTATCCTGCACTATATCAACCCCATGATGTATGCCCCCCCTATGTTCCACCTACTATCAGGAGGTTTATTTTTGGGAGCCGTATTTATGGCCACCGACTATTCCAGCTCGCCAATGAGTAAAAAAGGAGGGATCATATTTGCTATCGGCATTGGTGTAATTACCGTAGCCATACGGGTATTTGGTGCCTATCCTGAGGGTATTTCATTTGCCATACTGATAATGAATGCCTTTGTTCCTTTAATCGATAAATATATAAAACCAAAACGCTTCGGCGAAAAACCGGCTCATGCCAAATAA
- the rsxC gene encoding electron transport complex subunit RsxC — protein sequence MLKTFSLGGIHPPENKFSAGKKIEVLPVPAQVAVPIAQHIGAPAIPVVKKGDAVKVGTLLAKSSGFVSTNIHSPVSGTVFKIDKILDASGYKKEAIIIKVEGDEWETNIDRSPQLKKEITISAEEIIKTIANAGIVGLGGATFPSHVKLSIPHGKTCDILIVNAVECEPYLTADHQLMLEKGEEILVGTQIFMKALKIDKAIIAIENNKPDAIKHMQTLVLGYPGITVEPLKVQYPQGGEKQLIDACIKRQIPSGKLPIEVGAVVQNVGTTVAVYEAVQKNKPLFERIVTVTGKSVSQPSNFLTRIGTPISSLIEAAGGLPDDTGKIVGGGPMMGKALVNTDIPVTKGSSGILLIKDKESKRKPMQNCIRCSKCITVCPMGLEPYLLMTVSDKAMYDMAEERKIMDCIECGSCSYTCPSNRPLLDYIRLGKSKVGHIMRSRTK from the coding sequence GTGTTAAAAACTTTTTCACTCGGAGGCATTCATCCTCCCGAAAACAAATTTTCGGCGGGTAAAAAAATTGAGGTACTACCCGTACCCGCTCAGGTGGCTGTACCCATAGCCCAGCACATAGGAGCCCCCGCCATTCCGGTGGTTAAAAAGGGCGATGCTGTAAAAGTAGGCACTTTGCTCGCCAAGTCGAGCGGCTTTGTTTCTACTAACATTCATTCCCCGGTATCGGGCACTGTGTTTAAGATAGATAAAATATTGGATGCCAGCGGATACAAAAAAGAAGCCATTATCATAAAAGTAGAAGGCGACGAATGGGAAACAAACATTGACCGAAGCCCCCAACTGAAAAAAGAAATCACCATCAGTGCCGAGGAAATTATAAAAACCATTGCCAATGCCGGAATCGTAGGTCTTGGCGGGGCAACTTTCCCCTCGCATGTTAAGCTTTCCATCCCTCACGGAAAAACATGCGATATACTGATTGTTAACGCCGTGGAGTGCGAACCCTACCTGACAGCCGACCACCAATTGATGTTGGAAAAAGGTGAAGAAATATTAGTGGGCACGCAAATTTTTATGAAAGCCTTAAAGATAGATAAGGCCATAATTGCTATTGAAAACAACAAGCCCGATGCCATCAAGCATATGCAAACGTTAGTTTTGGGCTATCCCGGAATAACGGTTGAGCCTTTAAAGGTTCAATATCCGCAAGGAGGCGAAAAACAGCTGATAGACGCCTGCATCAAACGTCAGATTCCATCGGGCAAGTTGCCCATTGAGGTAGGTGCCGTAGTTCAAAATGTGGGAACCACCGTAGCTGTTTATGAGGCGGTACAAAAAAACAAGCCCCTGTTTGAGCGCATAGTTACCGTTACCGGCAAATCAGTGTCCCAGCCATCCAATTTTTTAACCCGCATAGGTACACCTATTAGTAGTTTGATAGAAGCCGCAGGGGGCCTGCCAGATGATACAGGTAAAATAGTGGGCGGTGGCCCCATGATGGGCAAGGCCTTAGTGAACACTGACATCCCCGTTACCAAAGGTAGTTCCGGTATTCTTCTCATAAAAGATAAGGAAAGCAAGCGCAAACCCATGCAAAACTGTATCCGTTGCAGCAAGTGTATAACCGTATGCCCCATGGGTCTGGAGCCTTATTTACTAATGACCGTAAGCGACAAAGCCATGTATGATATGGCCGAAGAAAGAAAGATTATGGACTGCATCGAGTGTGGTTCGTGCAGCTACACCTGTCCATCTAATCGTCCCTTATTGGATTACATCCGTCTTGGCAAAAGCAAGGTAGGACATATAATGCGCAGCCGAACCAAATAA
- a CDS encoding Fe-S cluster domain-containing protein, translating into MNVVVITILTLAVLGTVAALVLYFVAQKFKVFEDPRIDLVEEALPAANCGGCGLPGCRAFAEALVKSDDISALNCPVGGADTMNTVAEILGKEASTAAPLIAVVRCFGTCDNRPKTNHYDGAGSCAVSASLYGGDTGCSYGCLGEGDCVAACNFDAMYMDPDTGLPVIKDNCVACGACVDACPKDIIELRKVGPKGRRIFVSCINKDKGGVARKACDVACIGCGKCVKVCPFDAITMENNLAYIDYEKCKLCRKCVPVCPTNAIHEINFPPPKVKPAAESAKKRVTEKAVVDKPAANKGATENPIANTNVSEKTSTKQPTSSQSADAVKKDNNKSSDNKNKEE; encoded by the coding sequence ATGAACGTAGTAGTCATAACTATTTTAACACTCGCAGTACTCGGAACGGTTGCTGCACTGGTGCTCTATTTTGTGGCACAGAAGTTTAAGGTTTTCGAGGATCCGAGGATAGACTTGGTAGAGGAGGCCTTGCCGGCTGCCAACTGTGGTGGCTGTGGACTTCCGGGTTGTAGGGCTTTTGCCGAAGCTTTGGTAAAAAGCGACGATATATCGGCCCTCAACTGCCCCGTTGGTGGTGCCGACACCATGAACACTGTAGCAGAAATATTGGGCAAAGAGGCCAGCACCGCTGCCCCGCTGATTGCGGTAGTGCGTTGCTTTGGCACCTGCGATAACCGACCCAAAACGAACCACTACGATGGTGCCGGCTCCTGTGCTGTATCTGCATCGCTATACGGTGGCGATACCGGTTGCTCCTACGGTTGTTTAGGCGAAGGGGATTGCGTAGCCGCCTGTAACTTTGATGCCATGTATATGGATCCTGACACCGGCCTGCCGGTAATTAAAGATAACTGTGTAGCCTGTGGTGCTTGCGTGGATGCCTGTCCCAAAGATATTATTGAACTACGCAAAGTAGGTCCTAAAGGTCGCCGCATTTTTGTTTCGTGCATTAACAAGGATAAAGGGGGTGTAGCCAGGAAAGCCTGTGATGTGGCCTGTATCGGTTGCGGAAAGTGTGTTAAGGTATGTCCGTTCGATGCCATAACGATGGAAAACAACCTGGCCTACATCGACTACGAAAAATGTAAACTCTGCCGTAAATGCGTTCCCGTTTGTCCTACAAATGCCATTCACGAAATTAACTTCCCACCACCAAAGGTAAAACCCGCCGCAGAATCGGCGAAAAAACGGGTTACCGAAAAAGCTGTTGTGGACAAACCGGCTGCGAATAAAGGGGCGACTGAAAATCCCATTGCTAATACAAACGTTTCTGAAAAAACAAGCACAAAACAACCGACTAGTAGCCAATCGGCTGATGCGGTAAAAAAAGATAACAACAAATCTTCGGATAATAAAAATAAGGAGGAATAG
- a CDS encoding SoxR reducing system RseC family protein: MSKLNFVEHTGYIEAIDKSQVKVRILSESACASCHAKGACNAADMKEKTIDVSPFGFNNLSVGKKVIIQGQKSLGLKASLIAYIYPFALVFITLFVVYGITKSEGIAGIASLAILIPYFFVVKMYTPMLKKTFVFTIKEIIE, from the coding sequence ATGTCGAAATTGAACTTTGTTGAGCATACAGGATATATAGAGGCGATAGATAAGAGCCAGGTCAAAGTACGTATTTTAAGCGAGTCGGCATGTGCATCATGCCATGCTAAGGGAGCCTGCAACGCAGCCGATATGAAAGAAAAAACAATTGACGTTAGCCCCTTTGGCTTTAACAATTTAAGCGTTGGTAAAAAAGTCATTATTCAGGGACAAAAATCACTTGGCTTAAAAGCCTCGTTAATAGCCTACATCTATCCATTTGCATTGGTATTCATCACTTTATTTGTGGTTTACGGAATTACAAAAAGCGAGGGAATTGCAGGCATAGCATCATTGGCCATATTAATCCCTTATTTTTTTGTGGTTAAGATGTACACACCCATGCTCAAAAAAACATTTGTGTTTACAATTAAAGAAATAATAGAATAG
- the recG gene encoding ATP-dependent DNA helicase RecG, with protein MSELSTKDITYLPGVGPKRAELLKKELKIQSYEDLLYHFPYKYVDRSRTYKIGEISSTSSHIQLRGKVISLNSMGQGRSQRLVAKFADDTGVIELVWFKYIKQIKSGLDPKAEYIIFGKPSKFNQSYNIVHPEMEKVDSAKPKITFGLQAFYNTTEKMKNSYLNSKTIQKMQQNIFLSFQGALSESLPAYIIQQYKLMLLDKALRTIHFPADSQVLQQAQFRLKFEELFYIQLSILRLKTQRKLNISGHTFTTVGDYFNHFFHHNLPFELTGAQKRVIREIRHDVGSGRQMNRLLQGDVGSGKTMVALMVMLIALDNNFQTCLMAPTEILASQHFDSIIELLQGMDLNVKLLTGSSKKKDREQIHAELQSGKLQILIGTHALLEDVVKFKNLGMVIIDEQHRFGVAQRARLWKKNSIPPHVLVMTATPIPRTLAMTVYGDLDVSVIDELPPGRKPIQTKHYFHNHRNNLNRFIKAEIDNGRQIYVVYPLIEESEKMDYKNLAEGLEYMQSAFPEYTTAMVHGKMKPAEKDAAMQEFTSGRAHILVATTVIEVGVNVPNASVMVIESAERFGLSQLHQLRGRVGRGVDQSYCILMTGHKLGEDSKKRMSIMVDTNDGFEIAEADMKLRGPGDMEGTQQSGLPFDLKIANLTRDSQLLQHARNVANAILDKDPTLENPENQILKRQLTKLARQKLNWSLIS; from the coding sequence ATGTCGGAATTATCCACAAAAGATATAACCTATTTGCCCGGTGTAGGCCCCAAGAGAGCCGAACTACTCAAGAAAGAACTCAAAATTCAATCGTATGAGGATTTGCTGTACCATTTCCCCTATAAATATGTGGATAGGAGTAGAACTTATAAGATAGGTGAGATAAGCAGCACTTCGTCGCACATTCAACTGCGAGGTAAGGTTATTTCACTCAACAGCATGGGACAAGGACGGTCGCAGCGTCTGGTAGCCAAGTTTGCCGACGACACAGGCGTAATAGAGCTGGTGTGGTTTAAATATATTAAACAAATAAAATCCGGGTTGGATCCCAAAGCCGAGTATATTATCTTCGGCAAACCAAGTAAATTCAACCAGAGCTATAATATCGTTCATCCCGAAATGGAAAAAGTGGACAGCGCCAAACCGAAAATAACCTTCGGCCTGCAAGCTTTTTACAATACCACCGAAAAGATGAAGAACAGCTACCTGAACTCCAAGACCATACAAAAGATGCAGCAAAACATCTTCCTTTCATTTCAGGGAGCCCTATCCGAAAGTCTACCTGCCTATATCATTCAGCAATACAAATTGATGCTACTAGACAAAGCATTGCGTACAATTCATTTCCCAGCCGATTCGCAGGTGTTGCAGCAGGCTCAGTTTCGCCTGAAGTTCGAGGAACTATTTTATATTCAGCTCAGCATCCTACGGCTAAAAACACAACGTAAGCTAAATATCAGCGGGCATACCTTCACCACCGTTGGCGATTACTTCAATCATTTTTTTCACCATAATTTACCCTTTGAGCTTACCGGAGCCCAAAAACGTGTTATACGGGAAATCAGGCACGATGTAGGCTCAGGAAGGCAGATGAACCGTCTGCTGCAAGGCGATGTGGGCAGCGGTAAAACCATGGTGGCTCTTATGGTAATGCTCATTGCATTAGATAATAACTTTCAGACTTGCCTGATGGCACCTACCGAAATACTCGCCTCGCAACATTTCGATTCTATCATCGAATTATTACAAGGGATGGATTTAAACGTAAAGCTGCTGACCGGTTCGAGCAAAAAAAAGGATCGGGAGCAGATTCATGCCGAACTACAATCGGGCAAGCTGCAAATACTTATAGGTACACATGCCCTACTGGAAGATGTAGTGAAGTTTAAAAACCTGGGCATGGTCATCATCGACGAGCAGCACCGCTTTGGGGTAGCCCAACGTGCCCGGCTCTGGAAAAAAAATAGCATACCACCGCATGTATTGGTGATGACGGCCACACCCATTCCCCGCACCCTGGCTATGACGGTTTATGGCGACCTCGATGTGTCCGTAATTGATGAGTTGCCACCGGGCCGTAAACCCATACAAACCAAACATTATTTCCATAACCACCGTAACAACCTCAACCGGTTTATTAAAGCCGAAATTGATAATGGACGACAGATATATGTGGTTTACCCTTTGATAGAAGAATCGGAAAAGATGGATTATAAAAACCTGGCCGAAGGACTGGAATATATGCAGTCCGCTTTTCCGGAATATACCACAGCCATGGTACATGGTAAGATGAAACCGGCCGAGAAAGATGCAGCCATGCAGGAGTTTACCAGTGGCCGTGCTCATATATTAGTAGCCACCACCGTAATTGAGGTGGGTGTTAACGTGCCCAATGCCTCCGTAATGGTTATCGAAAGTGCAGAACGCTTTGGCCTCTCGCAACTGCACCAGTTACGCGGCAGAGTGGGCCGGGGAGTCGACCAAAGCTACTGCATTTTAATGACAGGCCATAAACTAGGCGAAGACAGTAAAAAGCGCATGAGCATCATGGTAGATACGAACGATGGCTTTGAAATAGCCGAGGCCGACATGAAACTTCGTGGTCCCGGCGACATGGAAGGTACACAACAGAGCGGTCTGCCCTTCGACCTGAAGATAGCTAACCTCACCCGCGATTCCCAATTGCTGCAACATGCCCGTAACGTGGCTAATGCCATCCTCGACAAAGACCCCACGCTCGAAAACCCCGAAAACCAAATACTCAAACGGCAACTCACCAAACTGGCCCGCCAAAAGCTTAACTGGAGCCTTATAAGCTAG
- the purT gene encoding formate-dependent phosphoribosylglycinamide formyltransferase, giving the protein MNPTTNKSIGTPLSANATKIVLLGSGELGKEVAIEFQRYGVEVIAIDQYKNAPAMQVAHRSYQVSMLDGIALAKIIREEKPHYIIPEVEAIATDTLLELEKEGFNVIPTAKATQLTMNREGIRNLAADELGLLTSPYQFAGTKEEFEAAIAKIGFPCVVKPIMSSSGKGQSIVKSEADIDYAWNHALKGARAKSDRVIIEGFVDFDYEITLLTVSHINGVSFCAPIGHRQEGGDYKESWQPQAMSQKALAHAQLMAKKVVKALGGRGLFGVEFFVKGDMVYFSELSPRPHDTGMVTMISQDLSEFALHARAILGLPIPNIVQHAPAASSVIMAKGNSTQVSFTGLENALTEPDTQIRLFGKPGVQGERRMGVCLSRGASIEEAREKANRASEAIVIGL; this is encoded by the coding sequence ATGAACCCAACAACCAATAAAAGCATAGGTACGCCCTTATCAGCTAACGCAACCAAAATAGTATTATTAGGCTCGGGCGAACTGGGTAAAGAAGTGGCTATTGAATTTCAGCGCTATGGTGTTGAGGTAATTGCCATTGACCAATATAAAAATGCACCAGCCATGCAGGTAGCACACCGTAGCTATCAGGTATCCATGCTGGATGGGATAGCTTTGGCCAAAATAATCCGCGAAGAGAAACCGCATTACATCATACCCGAAGTAGAGGCCATTGCAACCGACACCTTGTTAGAGCTCGAAAAAGAAGGTTTTAATGTGATACCCACCGCCAAAGCCACCCAACTGACTATGAATCGTGAAGGCATAAGAAACCTGGCAGCAGATGAACTCGGGTTGCTTACGTCACCTTACCAATTTGCCGGAACAAAAGAGGAGTTTGAAGCAGCTATTGCAAAAATAGGCTTCCCTTGTGTAGTAAAGCCTATCATGAGTTCATCGGGAAAAGGACAGAGCATAGTAAAAAGTGAAGCGGATATCGACTACGCCTGGAATCATGCCCTTAAAGGTGCCCGCGCCAAAAGCGACCGCGTTATCATTGAGGGCTTTGTGGATTTTGATTACGAAATAACCCTGCTCACCGTCAGTCATATTAACGGTGTTTCTTTTTGCGCCCCCATTGGACATAGGCAAGAGGGTGGAGATTATAAGGAATCGTGGCAACCACAGGCCATGAGCCAAAAAGCATTGGCCCATGCACAGTTAATGGCCAAAAAAGTGGTGAAAGCCTTGGGAGGAAGAGGCTTGTTTGGTGTGGAGTTTTTTGTAAAAGGCGACATGGTTTATTTCAGCGAACTGTCGCCTCGACCACACGATACCGGCATGGTGACTATGATTTCGCAGGATTTGAGCGAATTTGCCCTGCACGCGCGTGCCATACTCGGATTGCCCATACCCAACATCGTACAGCATGCCCCAGCTGCCAGCAGCGTGATTATGGCAAAAGGAAACTCAACACAGGTGAGTTTTACGGGGCTGGAAAATGCTTTGACCGAACCCGACACCCAAATAAGATTATTCGGAAAACCGGGGGTGCAAGGCGAACGGAGGATGGGTGTATGTCTGTCCAGAGGTGCGTCTATTGAAGAAGCCCGCGAAAAAGCGAACCGCGCAAGTGAAGCTATTGTGATTGGTTTATGA